A DNA window from Patagioenas fasciata isolate bPatFas1 chromosome 1, bPatFas1.hap1, whole genome shotgun sequence contains the following coding sequences:
- the GJB2 gene encoding gap junction beta-2 protein has product MDWGSLQNVLGGVNKHSTSIGKIWLTVLFIFRIMILVVAAERVWGDEQQDFVCNTLQPGCRNVCYDHFFPISHIRLWALQLIFVSTPALLVAMHVAYTRHEKKRRFRNGEKIDIEELKNEKIHIRGALWWTYTSSIFFRVVFEAVFMYVFYYMYDGYQMPRLVKCDAWPCPNTVDCFVSRPTEKTTFTIFMLAVSGICITLNLAELCYLVMKICMKESKKTPVLK; this is encoded by the coding sequence ATGGACTGGGGATCTCTGCAGAATGTTTTAGGAGGCGTAAACAAACACTCCACCAGCATTGGGAAGATATGGCTCACAGTCCTGTTCATCTTCCGTATCATGATCTTGGTTGTGGCTGCAGAGAGAGTCTGGGGGGATGAACAACAAGATTTTGTCTGCAACACACTTCAGCCTGGGTGCAGAAATGTTTGCTATGATCACTTTTTCCCCATCTCCCACATCAGACTCTGGGCCCTGCAGCTCATCTTTGTTTCCACACCTGCGCTGCTGGTGGCCATGCACGTAGCTTACACCAGGCATGAGAAGAAAAGACGGTTCAGAAATGGTGAGAAAATTGATATTGAAGAGTTGAAAAATGAAAAGATTCACATTCGAGGTGCCCTATGGTGGACATACACCAGCAGCATCTTCTTCCGGGTTGTCTTTGAAGCTGTCTTCATGTATGTATTCTATTACATGTATGATGGGTACCAGATGCCTCGCCTGGTGAAGTGTGATGCGTGGCCTTGCCCCAACACAGTGGATTGTTTTGTGTCTCGGCCCACTGAGAAAACCACATTTACTATTTTCATGCTTGCTGTGTCTGGGATCTGCATTACCTTGAATCTGGCTGAGTTGTGTTACCTAGTGATGAAAATTTGCATGAAAGAATCCAAGAAAACACCAGTTTTAAAGTAA
- the LOC136107775 gene encoding gap junction beta-6 protein, which produces MDWGALQTILGGVNKHSTSIGKIWLTVLFIFRIMILVVAAERVWGDEQDDFICNTLQPGCKNVCYDHFFPISHIRLWALQLIFVSTPALLVAMHVAYRRHEKKRQFRKGDQKCEYKDIEEIRRQRFRIEGSLWWTYTSSIFCRLVFEAVFMYAFYFMYDGFRMPRLMKCDAWPCPNIVDCFVSRPTEKTVFTIFMIAVSSICILLNVAELCYLLTKFFLRRSKKAGNAKHHPNHENKEETKQNEMNELISDSCQNPVIGFSSS; this is translated from the coding sequence ATGGATTGGGGAGCCCTGCAAACCATTTTAGGAGGTGTAAATAAACACTCCACCAGCATTGGGAAGATATGGCTCACTGTCCTATTCATCTTCCGTATCATGATCCTAGTCGTGGCTGCAGAGAGAGTCTGGGGGGATGAACAAGATGACTTTATCTGCAACACTCTGCAACCTGGTTGCAAGAATGTTTGCTATGATCACTTCTTCCCCATCTCCCACATCAGACTCTGGGCCCTGCAGCTCATCTTTGTTTCCACACCTGCGCTGCTGGTGGCCATGCACGTAGCTTACAGGAGGCATGAGAAGAAAAGGCAGTTCAGAAAGGGAGACCAGAAATGTGAATACAAGGACATCGAAGAGATCCGAAGACAGAGGTTTCGTATTGAGGGCTCCTTGTGGTGGACATACACCAGCAGCATCTTCTGCAGACTGGTCTTTGAAGCTGTCTTCATGTATGCATTTTATTTCATGTACGATGGGTTCAGAATGCCTCGCTTAATGAAGTGTGATGCTTGGCCGTGCCCCAACATAGTAGACTGCTTTGTTTCTCGACCTACTGAAAAGACGGTGTTTACTATTTTCATGATTGCTGTGTCCAGCATTTGCATTCTTTTAAATGTGGCTGAATTATGTTACTTACTGACAAAATTTTTCCTCAGACGGTCTAAAAAAGCTGGAAATGCAAAACATCACCCCAACCatgaaaataaggaagaaaccaaacaaaatgaaatgAATGAGTTAATATCTGATAGCTGTCAGAACCCAGTTATAGGATTTTCAAGCAGCTAA